One genomic segment of Aythya fuligula isolate bAytFul2 chromosome 5, bAytFul2.pri, whole genome shotgun sequence includes these proteins:
- the LSP1 gene encoding lymphocyte-specific protein 1 has translation MSDSEECHQGAGGEDQVGDESHQESERLTAQWSVEDEEEAARERRRREREKQLRSQAEEGFNGTGSCSESTGSAQENHYDFKPSGPSELEEDEGFSDWSQKLEQRKQRSPRQSYEEEDSGVREAEAKLEQIQLDRESPEETQEENVAIGEEERLCQEEEHIQEQHEEERVEQEEKKRRRNEEEEAPEKRQKAPSPTSLEEEELCSDHTAVCSTKITDRTESLNRSIKKSNSIKKSQPPLPVSKIDDRLEQYTQAIETSTKAPKPVRQPSLDLPTTSMMVASTKSLWETGEVAAQSAVKTPACKDIVAGDIVSKRSLWEQKGSPKPETNIKSTPSGKKYKFVATGHGQYKKVLIDDATEQ, from the exons GCTGACGGCACAGTGGAGCGTGGAAGACGAGGAGGAAGCAGCCAgagagcggcggcggcgggagcgggagaagcagctgaggtcccaGGCAGAGGAAGGCTTCAACGGCACCGGCTCCTGCTCGGAGAGCACAGGCTCAGCGCAGGAAAACCA CTATGACTTTAAGCCCTCCGGGCCctcagagctggaggaggacgAGGGGTTCAGCGACTGGTCCCAGAAGCTCGAGCAGCGCAAACAGAG GTCCCCGCGGCAGTCGTATGAAGAAGAGGACAGTGGTGTGAGGGAAGCAGAGGCCAAACTGGAGCAGATCCAGCTGGACCGGGAAAGCCCGGAGGAGACCCAGGAGGAGAATGTGGCTAttggggaggaagagaggctgTGCCAGGAGGAAGAACATATCCAAGAGCAGCATGAGGAGGAGAGAGTCGAGCAGGAG gaaaagaagagaaggagaaatgaagaggaagaagcacCAGAAAAACGCCAGAAAGCCCCAAGCCCCAccagcctggaggaggaggagctgtgctctgaCCACACCGCAGTGTGCTCCACCAAG ATCACGGACAGAACTGAGTCCCTGAACCGCTCGATAAAGAAAAG caaCAGCATCAAGAAGAGCCAGCCTCCCCTGCCCGTGTCGAAGATCGATGACAGGCTGGAGCAGTACACGCAAGCCATTGAG ACATCCACAAAGGCTCCAAAGCCCGTCCGACAGCCCTCTCTCGACCTTCCCACCACCAGCATGATGGTGGCCAGCACGAAAAGCCTCTGGGAGACTGGGGAGGTTGCAGCTCAGTCTGCTGTGAAGACCCCAGCCTGTAAG GATATCGTGGCTGGGGACATCGTGAGCAAAAGAAGCCTTTGGGAACAGAAGGGCAGTCCCAAACCTGAGACCAATATCAAG TCCACTCCTTCTGGCAAGAAGTACAAATTTGTTGCAACAGGCCATGGCCAGTACAAGAAGGTGTTGATAGATGATGCCACAGAGCAATAA
- the LOC116489533 gene encoding proline-rich protein 33-like — MPHEERAPEVTYVTKVHTYFRSVKAPRAKTPTSQTQATTSSEEQRSSPPASEPSPGQIPAPLDDSKAPAPMLEPPLPVAAEAEPPHHTPRPASPQEPTTAPLPKPSTSDARSHEVTAHGSKTEIPRSERAPELPEADRESLKPSIPSTPWRPAHPETESPARADTTGATPADPKVEHAMHLQPAPSLPNTSPPLKAEPAAASGEAARPGANGWHRLRKHLMVQPETPSFPEPETEKLGQEEGNKKDSSQEVISRDIRPFKSRAMRMWDAILYQMTVNKERKQQAEEKKAQKEASFFLPRRLPILLHKPRFDARKLRELAAKPMARISTVFEVGRYGPRGAKEHTRSFNRTASGWSVN; from the coding sequence ATGCCCCACGAAGAAAGGGCACCGGAGGTTACCTACGTCACCAAGGTGCACACTTATTTCCGCAGCGTCAAGGCACCCAGGGCCAAGACACCAACAAGCCAGACCCAAGCAACCACCAGCAGTGAAGAACAAAGGTCTTCTCCTCCAGCATCTGAACCATCTCCAGGGCAGATACCTGCACCACTTGATGACAGCAAGGCCCCGGCTCCCATGCTGGAGCCCCCCCTTCCTGttgctgcagaggcagagccCCCTCACCACACTCCCAGGCCTGCCTCTCCTCAAGAGCCCACCACAGCCCCCTTGCCCAAACCCAGCACCTCTGATGCCCGCTCCCATGAAGTTACAGCCCatggaagcaaaacagaaatacccAGATCAGAGAGAGCTCCTGAATTGCCCGAGGCAGACAGGGAGAGCTTAAAACCATCAATACCCAGCACTCCCTGGAGGCCAGCACACCCAGAAACAGAAAGCCCTGCCCGAGCTGACACCACAGGGGCCACACCTGCAGACCCGAAGGTAGAACATGCCATGCACCTccagccagcccccagcttACCCAACACCAGCCCTCCCCTcaaagcagagccagcagcagcatcagGGGAAGCAGCAAGACCTGGGGCCAATGGCTGGCATCGCCTCAGGAAGCACTTGATGGTGCAGCCAGAAACACCCAGCTTCCCCGAGCCTgagacagaaaagctggggcaggaggaagggaacAAGAAGGACAGCTCTCAAGAAGTCATCAGTCGAGACATCAGACCATTTAAATCGAGAGCCATGAGGATGTGGGATGCTATTTTATACCAGATGACGGTCAACAAGGAGAGGAAGcagcaagcagaagagaagaaagcgCAGAAAGAAGCAAGCTTCTTCCTTCCCCGCCGCCTGCCCATCCTTCTACACAAGCCACGCTTCGACGCCCGGAaactcagagagctggctgccAAACCCATGGCGAGGATCAGCACCGTGTTCGAGGTGGGCCGGTACGGACCCCGAGGAGCCAAGGAGCACACCAGGAGCTTTAACCGAACGGCATCAGGGTGGTCAGTCAACTGA